Genomic window (Mycolicibacterium smegmatis):
AGCCGAAGTTCTGTGTGAAAGATTCGTTGTGGGGGGCATCCCCGATGAGCACAGTCCCGGCGGCTGCGCCTTCGAAATAGCGCAACCCCAACTCTTGATTGCCCCTGGTCCGCTCTGGGTTGTAGTGCCTGACGGCGGTCGCGAGAAAAAACCGGGTGCGCTTCAACATCTCTGCCAATCGGCGTCGGTGTTCGGCATTACTGGTCACCGGACAGTTCGTCAACGTGTCATACACGTAGTACCAGTCTCCCTGCTCAGCCATACGGAGCAGTGCCTTGTGCGTCTCGGGCGGCCGCTTACCCATTGCATAGAAGTCGATGACCCGCTCGCGCGCTGCCGGATATGGGCAGAACTCAAGCGTGTCGACGGACGGGGCGAGGAAATGACATGGCCGACCGGTCGCCGAGGCAAGTGGAGCCACAGCGTCCCTCACAGACACAAAGATGTGATCGAAGTTCTTGAGAATGTTGAGTAAGTTGCCCAAACCGGCGACATCAGAAGGGTATATCTCATCGATGTAACACATCGAAACCCGTGCCCTGGAACGCCACATCGCGCACGGACCAACGTTGTACAGGTCACTCGCCGACTGATTGCTCACGAAAAGAATCTCGTAATCGTGCGCAATCCCCGGCGGAGGCGGCCGACGCACGATCAGCGGAGCCATCTCCTCCAATGTCACCGACAGACGACGAAATGCCTTTGCGCCCAGCCGCTGTAACGTGCGACCGACGTGGCGCACCGGACTGCGGGCATCTGCTGGATCCGGGGTCTCCTGCGGCGCGACCAGGTCGACGGCATCTACTGCACCCACAAGATCTTCGAATTCGTACAACCCACTGCGAGACACCACCGGGGCGATATCCCTGTTGGAGACGATAAGAACACGCGCATCCGGAGCTTTCATGGCGAATCGGTATGGCCGCATCCCCTGCACTACTTTCTCGATCACCCTATTCTCGGTCCGTACCAGGCTCGACGAAACGGGCCCTCGACATCCCTATTCCACTGTCACCAGGATCAGCGGTCGGACTCGGTTCCTCGTGTTGTCGGTGAAACTTCCTGATCGCCGGCAGACCACTCGATCTTGAAACCTCTAGCGAACCAGCCGGATCCCCATACTTCCTGCAACTACTGAAGATCGCGCCGGTCGTTACTCTCCCCGCAAACCTTGACGCGACGTACACTACACGGATTACCAGGCCTATTCACGGAGAACGCCAATGCCGCACATTCCGGCAGTTCGATCATTCGAAAAATCCTGCGAGCTCCAGACGAAGCTGCACCACGTAGTACCCGGTGGTGCGCACACATACTCGCGTGGCTCCGATCAGTACCCAGAGTTCATGACGCCCGTGCTGACCCACGGCCACGGCTGCCACGTGTGGGACGCCGACGGCAACGAGTACATCGAGTACGGCATGGGATTGCGGTCAGTGACCCTTGGTCACGGATTCCGGCCGGTCATCGAAGCCGTCTGCTCAGCGATCGCCGACGGTGTGAACTTCAGCCGACCGACCACCCTCGAGCTGGACGCCGCTGAGGAGTTCCTGGACCTCATTCCAGCGGCCGAAATGGTCAAGTTCGCCAAGAACGGGTCCGATGTCACCACAGCGGCTGTCCGGTTGGCTCGAGCCGTCACGGGCAGGGCCACGGTCGCAGCGTGCCACCAACCCTTTTTCTCGACCGACGACTGGTTCATCGGCACAACCGAAATGAGCGGCGGAATACCCCAATCCAACCGTTCAACTGTGCTCTTCGAGTACAACGACCTCGATTCACTCGCCTCGGTCCTCACGACACACGACATCGCATGCGTGATCCTTGAAGCCGCAACATCAACCACCGAACCTGCGGCGGGTTTCCTCGAAGGTGTACGGCGGTTGTGCGACAAACACGGTGCACTGCTCGTGATCGACGAAATGATCACGGGCTTCCGCTGGTCCGAACACGGCGCGCAGACCGTCTACGGGATCGAACCCGACCTGTCGTGCTGGGGCAAGGCGATGGGCAACGGATTTCCCATTTCGGCGCTTGCCGGCAAGCGGGAATTCATGGAACTCGGCGGCCTGCGAACAGACCGCGAGCGAGTGTTCCTGCTATCCACAACCCATGGTCCCGAAAGGGGCTCGCTGGCCGCATTCCGAGCGGTGGTCCGAGAGTACATCGAGAACGATCCGATCAGCAGAATGGAGCAGGCCGGCCGTCTGCTGGCCGCGGGTGTCAAGGCTGCCGTCGACGAGGCAGGCTTGGCCGATTTCGTGCAGGTCGCGGGCCGGCCATCCTGCTTGACGTTCATCACCCGCGACGCCGGCCGCGTTCCATCGCAGGCGTATCGCACCCTCTTCCTTCAGGAACTGCTCAAACGGGGTGTGCTGGGTCAGTCTTTCGTGACATCTGCGGCACATACCGATCGCGATATCGAACAAACGATCACTGCGGTCAGCGGTGCACTACCGGCTTACAAGCTTGCGGTCGAACGCGGTTCGGTCGATGGCCTTCTTGAAGGGCGGCCGGTCGCACCCGCCATTCGGCAGTACGCCGCCCCGCGCCGGATCGAGTCAACGGCTGGACTGACACAGACTTCCGCGTCTCAGTGACCGTCATCGCCGTAACACTGCCGTTTTGCGGCGTAGCGTTGGTTCATCGACCTCGGGGGGAGGTCCAAAGCAATTTTGAGGGGGACTTGTGATTGCCACTCGACTGCGGCAGGTTTTTGTCGACTCACCCAATTCCCTGGGCGCAAAGGCACGCATAAAGCGCTGGGAGCTGTTTCTCAAGACATTTCCGGACATCGAAGACATGAATCTCCTGGACCTCGGTGGAACCGCGGAAACCTGGCACCGATCACCAGTCCGGCCCAGGAAGATAACGGTGTTGAACCTGTTCGAGCCCGGCGAGTCGGACGACGGCAGAATCGTCACCCTCAAAGGTGACGCCTGCAGGGCCACAGCCGCATTGGCCGGGGCCGACTCGCCCACAGAGTTCGACGTTGTTTTCTCGAACTCGCTGATCGAGCATGTCGGAGGGCACGCACGTCGTTGCGAACTGGCCACGGAGATCAGGAAACTCGCACCGAGGCACTGGGTGCAGACACCTTACCGATACTTCCCGGTTGAGCCCCACTGGCTGTTCCCCGGCATGCAGTTCATGCCTGTCGCCGCACGAACGCAAGTCGCCAAACGCTGGCCTCTGGCGCATACCAGGCCCTCCACGACCAACGAGGCGCTCGATGCCGTTCTGTGGACGGAACTCCTGAGCGCTGCTGAGATGCGCGACTATTTCCCTGGCTCAACGCTTCTCAAGGAGCGGGTGATGGGATTGACCAAATCGCTCATCGCCGTCCGCTGAGCTCCTGATGAGTACGAGATCAGGATCTGATCGTCAACGCCGCACTCGCTCAGTCAGCTTCGCGCTCCAACCAGATCTCACGCCAATAGGTGGGCAACCCCCGAGAGCACATCCTCCAGTACTCGCCCCGGCACCCGGCGCCGTCGAGCATCACGCAGTCAGATTTGATCTCGACCATCCGACCCGTCTCGTCATCGACAAACCGGTGTACTCGGTCAACCACCGTGGTGGATGACCCGCACCACGTCGCATCCTCAGCATCGAACAGCAGACCACGATTTTTGTTGTGTTGGTCCAGAGTTGCTTCGATCTCGCGGCGCGAACGAATGCGCACCCTTTCGCCGACCTTCAGGTCGAGTGTCGCTCTCGGAGTGCGGACCCCGCGGCCCCGTATCTCGCGGAGTCGGCGCCCACCACACACACGAAACACCGGAGGTAGATGCTCTGCGCTTATCCGCTGGTAGCGGTTGATGACTGCCTCGGTCATGATCCGCACGAATGCCCATATCGAGTAGTTTCCGGACGCTACGTCCCAGAAGTACTGCTGCAGTTCGCCGATCGGCAGCGGGCGGGTGAAAACGTTCACCTCAGTGGCCTGGCACGTGTAGCGCACCACCCCGTCCGCGGCCTCTCGTCTGGTCCTGCCGAGACGGTTGAGCAGCTCCACATCGGCGTCTGAACGAGGGGTCGGAGGGGCATCGTCGTCGGCGACTCGCTTGAGCCAAGCATCCTTCCAATACATCAGGCATCTCGCCTGGCACCCACCATGGGCAGAACCATCGCAATGAAGGCCTTCCAGGTGTACGGAATCATCGAGCCATCGAATGTGCCCATGCCCGTCACAGGTCTTGTGCGCACTCTTGGCCACGGTTGCACGCCGGCCGCAGAAGGCTGCCATCTCTGGCATGAACGGCATGCCGTCGAGGCGACCATCGGCATCAAGCGTTGCGACGATTTCCGCCAACGATCTGATCTCGACGAGTTC
Coding sequences:
- a CDS encoding glycosyltransferase: MKAPDARVLIVSNRDIAPVVSRSGLYEFEDLVGAVDAVDLVAPQETPDPADARSPVRHVGRTLQRLGAKAFRRLSVTLEEMAPLIVRRPPPPGIAHDYEILFVSNQSASDLYNVGPCAMWRSRARVSMCYIDEIYPSDVAGLGNLLNILKNFDHIFVSVRDAVAPLASATGRPCHFLAPSVDTLEFCPYPAARERVIDFYAMGKRPPETHKALLRMAEQGDWYYVYDTLTNCPVTSNAEHRRRLAEMLKRTRFFLATAVRHYNPERTRGNQELGLRYFEGAAAGTVLIGDAPHNESFTQNFGWKDSVIPLEFNSGDIADVIAELEEDPERVERIRRANVANSLRRHDHVHRWAEILSIAGLVETPNMQTRRRRLEELALSVEQKMREFR
- a CDS encoding glutamate-1-semialdehyde 2,1-aminomutase; translation: MPHIPAVRSFEKSCELQTKLHHVVPGGAHTYSRGSDQYPEFMTPVLTHGHGCHVWDADGNEYIEYGMGLRSVTLGHGFRPVIEAVCSAIADGVNFSRPTTLELDAAEEFLDLIPAAEMVKFAKNGSDVTTAAVRLARAVTGRATVAACHQPFFSTDDWFIGTTEMSGGIPQSNRSTVLFEYNDLDSLASVLTTHDIACVILEAATSTTEPAAGFLEGVRRLCDKHGALLVIDEMITGFRWSEHGAQTVYGIEPDLSCWGKAMGNGFPISALAGKREFMELGGLRTDRERVFLLSTTHGPERGSLAAFRAVVREYIENDPISRMEQAGRLLAAGVKAAVDEAGLADFVQVAGRPSCLTFITRDAGRVPSQAYRTLFLQELLKRGVLGQSFVTSAAHTDRDIEQTITAVSGALPAYKLAVERGSVDGLLEGRPVAPAIRQYAAPRRIESTAGLTQTSASQ